AGCGTCATTTCCCGATCCCGGATGTGGCGGTCGTTGTTTTCTGAGGTTTTAATAGGATTCCCCCGTGTATAATATGGTGTTAAAAGGTATCGGAAAAGAAGAAGAGATAGGAAAGCAATCCCGGCTGATGGAAGGCTCCATCCAACTTGAAGAGTCTGCGGCCCGCGCCGTCTGTAACGGTGGCCTCGGTGATGTGGGCGAGAACGTTTCCCTCTGGGTCCGTAACGACGCCGTTTTCATCGATGCTGGCCAGGATTGTAAAGTGGACATCCTTGATGTCCCCTGTGGAGGTGATAAAGCCGATATGGTTTCCGGTATTGTCAAGAATCGTTCCTTCGCTGTTTACTTTTCCATAAA
The sequence above is a segment of the Candidatus Zymogenaceae bacterium genome. Coding sequences within it:
- a CDS encoding DUF3659 domain-containing protein, whose product is MKRLGIFLCCAVLFASFTGIAVAEEMLIADPLFIPRAYVDDDGTVMDANRWIYGKVNSEGTILDNTGNHIGFITSTGDIKDVHFTILASIDENGVVTDPEGNVLAHITEATVTDGAGRRLFKLDGAFHQPGLLSYLFFFSDTF